A section of the Trichomycterus rosablanca isolate fTriRos1 chromosome 6, fTriRos1.hap1, whole genome shotgun sequence genome encodes:
- the scly gene encoding selenocysteine lyase isoform X1 has protein sequence MLCGFQRTNICEVKVQKLLKKEIRICEYETNFTATMCEKAGLSVALDQNQNDSTHHDPLGHQDGPVLDRIYMDYNATTPIDPEVTTAVTEALIDAWGNPSSTYLPGVKAKAIIDRSRESVAGMVGGRPADIIFTSGGTEANNMVFHSALEHFWRSRVSAEGGGENGDGEKILPHIITSNVEHDSVRLAAGHLAETGRADVTFVPVSKVSGRVEVADVMAALRPSTCLVSVMLANNETGVVMPVREICRGVRALRRATRILLHTDAAQAIGKIRVDARELEVDYLTIVGHKFYAPRIGALFVNGPGTATPVYPLLFGGGQERNFRPGTENTAMIAGLGKAAELVSANLAKYETHQLDIRLYLERRLLAVFGKENLRFNSHFPDSDTLPNTCNVSISGPGLQGRRVLSTCRRLLASVGAACHSDRGDQPSHILLNCGVPYDVASNALRISVGRGTSRADVDVVVEDLREAVEQLGRRD, from the exons ATGCTGTGTGGATTTCAGAGGACAAACATCTGTGAAGTAAAAGTTCAAAAGCTATTGAAGAAAGAAATCCGAATATGCGAATATGAAACTAACTTTACCGCG ACGATGTGTGAGAAGGCCGGTCTCTCAGTTGCTCTGGACCAGAATCAGAACGACAGCACCCATCATGATCCACTGGGACACCAGGACGGTCCGGTCCTGGACAG AATCTATATGGACTATAACGCCACCACACCGATCGACCCCGAGGTGACCACAGCGGTCACTGAGGCTTTGATTGACGCCTGGGGGAACCCGAGCAGCACCTACCTGCCAG GTGTGAAAGCTAAAGCTATCATCGACCGCTCGCGGGAGAGCGTCGCCGGGATGGTGGGGGGGCGGCCGGCGGATATCATATTTACATCAGGAGGCACCGAG GCTAATAACATGGTCTTCCACTCTGCCCTGGAACATTTCTGGAGGAGCAGGGTGTCGGCGGAGGGAGGAGGAGAGAACGGCGACGGCGAAAAGATCCTGCCGCACATCATCACGTCCAACGTGGAGCACGACTCGGTCCGACTCGCCGCCGGGCACCTGGCGGAGACGGGCAGGGCAG ACGTGACGTTTGTGCCCGTGTCTAAAGTGAGCGGTCGGGTGGAGGTGGCGGATGTGATGGCGGCGCTGCGTCCCTCCACCTGTCTGGTGTCGGTGATGCTGGCTAACAACGAGACGGGCGTGGTCATG CCTGTCCGGGAGATCTGTCGGGGCGTGAGGGCTCTGAGAAGAGCTACGAGGATTCTTCTGCACACGGACGCGGCGCAGGCCATCGGGAAGATCCGTGTGGACGCTCGGGAGCTGGAGGTGGATTATCTGACCATAGTGGGACACAAG TTTTACGCTCCTCGGATCGGTGCCCTGTTCGTGAACGGCCCCGGTACAGCAACCCCTGTTTACCCTCTGCTCTTCGGTGGAGGACAGGAGCGCAACTTTAGACCGGG CACTGAGAACACGGCGATGATCGCCGGGCTGGGCAAA GCTGCAGAGTTAGTGAGCGCAAACTTGGCGAAATACGAGACTCATCAGCTGGATATCAGACTCTACCTGGAGCGGAGACTGTTG GCTGTATTTGGGAAGGAGAATCTTCGATTTAACAGCCACTTCCCCGACTCAGACACCCTACCCAACACGTGTAACGTGTCTATTTCAGGACCAGGACTGCAAG GCCGCCGAGTGCTGTCCACATGTAGGAGATTACTGGCCAGTGTGGGTGCTGCCTGTCACTCAGACCGAGGAGATCA GCCTTCACACATCCTCCTTAACTGTGGAGTCCCGTACGACGTGGCGAGCAACGCTCTGAGGATCAGCGTGGGTAGAGGAACGTCCCGGGCAGACGTGGACGTCGTGGTGGAGGACCTACGAGAAGCTGTGGAGCAGCTGGGGCGAAGGGACTGA
- the scly gene encoding selenocysteine lyase isoform X2, giving the protein MCEKAGLSVALDQNQNDSTHHDPLGHQDGPVLDRIYMDYNATTPIDPEVTTAVTEALIDAWGNPSSTYLPGVKAKAIIDRSRESVAGMVGGRPADIIFTSGGTEANNMVFHSALEHFWRSRVSAEGGGENGDGEKILPHIITSNVEHDSVRLAAGHLAETGRADVTFVPVSKVSGRVEVADVMAALRPSTCLVSVMLANNETGVVMPVREICRGVRALRRATRILLHTDAAQAIGKIRVDARELEVDYLTIVGHKFYAPRIGALFVNGPGTATPVYPLLFGGGQERNFRPGTENTAMIAGLGKAAELVSANLAKYETHQLDIRLYLERRLLAVFGKENLRFNSHFPDSDTLPNTCNVSISGPGLQGRRVLSTCRRLLASVGAACHSDRGDQPSHILLNCGVPYDVASNALRISVGRGTSRADVDVVVEDLREAVEQLGRRD; this is encoded by the exons ATGTGTGAGAAGGCCGGTCTCTCAGTTGCTCTGGACCAGAATCAGAACGACAGCACCCATCATGATCCACTGGGACACCAGGACGGTCCGGTCCTGGACAG AATCTATATGGACTATAACGCCACCACACCGATCGACCCCGAGGTGACCACAGCGGTCACTGAGGCTTTGATTGACGCCTGGGGGAACCCGAGCAGCACCTACCTGCCAG GTGTGAAAGCTAAAGCTATCATCGACCGCTCGCGGGAGAGCGTCGCCGGGATGGTGGGGGGGCGGCCGGCGGATATCATATTTACATCAGGAGGCACCGAG GCTAATAACATGGTCTTCCACTCTGCCCTGGAACATTTCTGGAGGAGCAGGGTGTCGGCGGAGGGAGGAGGAGAGAACGGCGACGGCGAAAAGATCCTGCCGCACATCATCACGTCCAACGTGGAGCACGACTCGGTCCGACTCGCCGCCGGGCACCTGGCGGAGACGGGCAGGGCAG ACGTGACGTTTGTGCCCGTGTCTAAAGTGAGCGGTCGGGTGGAGGTGGCGGATGTGATGGCGGCGCTGCGTCCCTCCACCTGTCTGGTGTCGGTGATGCTGGCTAACAACGAGACGGGCGTGGTCATG CCTGTCCGGGAGATCTGTCGGGGCGTGAGGGCTCTGAGAAGAGCTACGAGGATTCTTCTGCACACGGACGCGGCGCAGGCCATCGGGAAGATCCGTGTGGACGCTCGGGAGCTGGAGGTGGATTATCTGACCATAGTGGGACACAAG TTTTACGCTCCTCGGATCGGTGCCCTGTTCGTGAACGGCCCCGGTACAGCAACCCCTGTTTACCCTCTGCTCTTCGGTGGAGGACAGGAGCGCAACTTTAGACCGGG CACTGAGAACACGGCGATGATCGCCGGGCTGGGCAAA GCTGCAGAGTTAGTGAGCGCAAACTTGGCGAAATACGAGACTCATCAGCTGGATATCAGACTCTACCTGGAGCGGAGACTGTTG GCTGTATTTGGGAAGGAGAATCTTCGATTTAACAGCCACTTCCCCGACTCAGACACCCTACCCAACACGTGTAACGTGTCTATTTCAGGACCAGGACTGCAAG GCCGCCGAGTGCTGTCCACATGTAGGAGATTACTGGCCAGTGTGGGTGCTGCCTGTCACTCAGACCGAGGAGATCA GCCTTCACACATCCTCCTTAACTGTGGAGTCCCGTACGACGTGGCGAGCAACGCTCTGAGGATCAGCGTGGGTAGAGGAACGTCCCGGGCAGACGTGGACGTCGTGGTGGAGGACCTACGAGAAGCTGTGGAGCAGCTGGGGCGAAGGGACTGA